From one Treponema denticola genomic stretch:
- a CDS encoding M20 metallopeptidase family protein, with translation MDILKKVKEIEKDIISWRRYLHQNPEVGFELPNTIDFVCKKLDEFGIKYDRNAAKSAVIGYIHGAEKGDVIALRADMDALPVCEATGLEFASKNSFMHACGHDAHTSILLGAAKVLNDLKDSFKGTVKLIFQPAEELGTGSVDICEKGILDDVKEILGLHVGCISDEVKSGEFLFSKGSMMACMDKFSIKVKGVGAHGAYPSLSVDPVVIGSHIVVAIQEILGREVHPTEPAVITVGQFHSGSAFNIIPPEAYLEGTVRAVTNETRELIAKRIEEVASNIAKSFRGAIEYQFFRQPPPLINDSKVTDKVMEVAKELFPNDVKLMQRPVMGGEDFAWYLEKVPGSFIFLATPSPIEGKVWPHHNPKFALDESQFYRGAALFAAYVMKELGK, from the coding sequence GTGGATATATTAAAAAAAGTAAAAGAAATAGAAAAAGACATAATTTCATGGCGCCGCTATTTACATCAAAATCCTGAGGTCGGCTTTGAGCTTCCTAATACAATAGATTTTGTATGTAAAAAATTGGATGAGTTTGGAATTAAGTATGACAGAAATGCGGCAAAGAGTGCCGTTATAGGTTATATTCACGGTGCAGAAAAAGGAGATGTTATCGCTCTGCGTGCGGACATGGATGCCCTTCCTGTTTGTGAAGCTACGGGGCTTGAGTTTGCTTCTAAGAATTCCTTTATGCATGCTTGCGGTCATGATGCTCATACATCGATATTGCTTGGGGCCGCAAAGGTATTAAACGATTTAAAAGACAGCTTCAAAGGAACCGTTAAGCTTATCTTCCAGCCTGCAGAAGAACTGGGAACAGGTTCCGTAGACATTTGTGAAAAAGGAATCCTTGATGATGTAAAAGAAATCCTGGGACTTCATGTAGGCTGTATAAGCGATGAAGTAAAGTCCGGGGAATTCCTTTTTTCAAAGGGCTCGATGATGGCCTGTATGGATAAATTTTCAATTAAGGTTAAAGGTGTAGGAGCTCACGGAGCTTATCCTTCTCTTTCAGTAGACCCCGTTGTAATCGGCTCTCACATAGTTGTCGCCATACAGGAAATTTTAGGCCGCGAGGTGCATCCTACAGAGCCGGCTGTAATAACGGTTGGGCAATTTCATTCAGGTTCGGCATTCAATATAATTCCGCCTGAAGCCTATCTTGAGGGAACCGTACGGGCTGTAACAAATGAGACGAGGGAATTGATAGCAAAACGGATTGAAGAAGTTGCCTCCAATATTGCAAAGTCTTTTAGGGGGGCAATTGAATATCAATTCTTTAGACAGCCGCCGCCTCTTATAAACGATTCGAAAGTTACAGATAAGGTTATGGAAGTTGCCAAAGAACTTTTCCCGAATGATGTTAAGCTTATGCAGCGTCCTGTTATGGGAGGAGAAGATTTTGCATGGTACTTAGAAAAAGTTCCGGGTTCATTTATATTCTTGGCAACGCCTTCACCTATTGAAGGAAAAGTTTGGCCTCACCACAATCCCAAATTTGCCTTAGATGAATCACAGTTTTACAGAGGCGCTGCGCTCTTTGCAGCTTATGTAATGAAGGAACTTGGTAAATAA
- a CDS encoding response regulator transcription factor has translation MKQLIKILIVEDDKTIASVLKKNLEQWDFNVRCAKNFSNILEEFEDYAPSLVLMDIGLPAFNGYHWCSEIRNKSQVPIIFLSSRNDKMDIVMAMQMGGDDYIEKPFDMDITIAKIQAVIRRTYQFTASMNEVGFAGTVLNLSTLTLVYNNKTTLLTANEIKILKCLYLAQGEFVSREKIMDVLWQNNQFVSDNTLSVNITRLRKKLENAGLFNFIENKKGLGYKLNENYGNR, from the coding sequence ATGAAACAGCTTATAAAAATTTTGATTGTAGAAGATGATAAAACAATAGCCTCGGTTTTAAAAAAGAATTTGGAGCAATGGGACTTTAATGTACGCTGTGCAAAAAATTTCAGTAATATCTTGGAGGAGTTTGAAGACTATGCCCCCTCTCTGGTCTTAATGGATATAGGGCTTCCGGCATTTAACGGTTATCATTGGTGTTCCGAAATCAGGAATAAGTCTCAAGTCCCCATTATCTTTTTATCCTCCCGTAACGATAAGATGGATATTGTAATGGCCATGCAAATGGGAGGCGATGATTATATCGAAAAGCCCTTTGATATGGATATAACCATTGCAAAGATACAGGCCGTTATCAGGCGGACATACCAATTTACCGCTTCGATGAATGAAGTCGGTTTTGCCGGAACTGTTTTAAATTTGAGCACGCTCACTCTTGTGTATAATAATAAGACAACCTTGTTGACTGCAAATGAAATTAAAATTTTAAAATGCCTTTATTTGGCTCAAGGCGAATTTGTTTCGAGAGAAAAAATTATGGATGTGCTGTGGCAAAATAATCAGTTTGTCAGCGATAATACTCTTTCGGTAAATATAACCCGCTTGCGCAAAAAGCTGGAAAACGCCGGTCTTTTTAATTTTATCGAAAACAAAAAAGGTTTGGGATATAAACTAAATGAAAATTATGGAAACAGGTAA
- a CDS encoding sensor histidine kinase translates to MKIMETGKLKLSVIIKSFFKDNFLFIFVPFLLTFLQVLILYLSNAEKGLVSYISSLSISILIIFLILKFIFYYRKIKNYFDLVEQYEVNSGSAFFDDEEFENRLDLSLPQIISLKKIKKIILEREASIYKNRKMLTDQNDYFSLWIHQIKTPITSINILLQNMNSSKDEIFEIKRALLSIDNYTQMALHYLKLQRPDKDLDFLKFNLNEVLQNIFRKYRSIFIYKNIELNYKPCDINIISDPVLFELMIEQIISNSLKYCGIDGKRGILSIYIENQNPSVLVIEDNGIGISPSDLPKIFDKGYSGLNGRLSEKATGLGLYLAREISERLGCTLTINSLQGAWTRAEVKLGTETSILTKM, encoded by the coding sequence ATGAAAATTATGGAAACAGGTAAGTTAAAATTAAGCGTAATTATAAAAAGTTTTTTTAAAGATAATTTTTTATTTATATTTGTTCCGTTTCTTTTAACCTTCTTACAAGTACTTATCTTATATTTGAGCAATGCCGAAAAGGGGCTCGTATCTTATATAAGCTCATTAAGCATTTCCATTTTGATTATCTTCCTTATATTAAAATTTATTTTTTACTATCGTAAAATAAAAAATTATTTTGACCTCGTGGAGCAATATGAAGTAAATTCGGGAAGCGCATTTTTTGATGATGAAGAGTTTGAAAATAGGCTTGACCTTTCTTTACCGCAAATTATTTCGTTAAAAAAGATAAAAAAAATAATCTTGGAAAGAGAAGCTTCTATTTATAAGAACCGTAAAATGCTTACCGATCAAAACGATTATTTTTCTCTTTGGATTCATCAAATAAAAACACCCATTACTTCTATAAATATTTTATTGCAAAATATGAATTCTTCAAAAGATGAAATATTTGAAATAAAAAGAGCTCTTTTAAGTATAGATAATTACACCCAAATGGCATTGCATTATTTAAAGCTCCAAAGACCGGATAAGGATTTGGATTTTCTTAAGTTTAATTTAAATGAGGTTTTGCAAAACATCTTCCGTAAATACAGAAGTATTTTTATTTATAAAAATATAGAACTTAATTATAAACCTTGTGATATAAACATTATAAGCGATCCGGTTCTTTTTGAATTGATGATTGAGCAGATAATTTCCAACAGCCTAAAATATTGCGGTATAGACGGCAAAAGAGGAATTTTAAGCATCTATATTGAAAATCAAAATCCTTCAGTCCTTGTAATTGAAGACAACGGAATCGGAATAAGCCCTTCAGACCTCCCCAAAATCTTCGATAAGGGATATTCCGGTTTAAACGGCCGCCTCAGCGAAAAAGCTACAGGCCTCGGCCTCTACCTTGCTCGAGAAATATCCGAAAGGCTCGGCTGCACTCTTACAATAAACTCTCTTCAAGGTGCATGGACTAGGGCAGAGGTTAAACTCGGTACAGAAACTTCAATCCTTACAAAAATGTAA
- a CDS encoding ABC transporter ATP-binding protein — METLLDVKNIQKIYRSRFSKQGTIALRDVSFSVKKNEFTAIMGESGSGKTTLLNLLATLDKPSSGEIFLKGEPISKIKTKDISAFRRNKLGFVFQDYNLLDQFSVKDNILLPLVLSNYPIDEMNKRLLPLAKALRISDLLEKYPYEISGGQCQRAAAARAFITKPQLILADEPTGALDSKLSDMLLETFVKMNEAGQTIIMVTHSARAASYAKRVLFLRDGNIYYEIYKGDMGQALFRERINEGLFMMNKMDS; from the coding sequence ATGGAAACATTACTTGATGTTAAAAATATTCAAAAAATTTACAGGTCACGATTTTCAAAACAGGGAACGATTGCCTTGCGCGATGTAAGTTTTTCGGTAAAGAAAAATGAATTTACGGCTATTATGGGAGAATCCGGTTCGGGGAAAACGACCTTGCTTAATTTACTTGCAACCTTGGATAAGCCTTCTTCCGGCGAGATATTTTTAAAAGGAGAACCCATATCCAAAATAAAGACTAAGGATATTTCGGCTTTTAGGCGTAATAAATTAGGCTTTGTGTTTCAAGATTATAATCTCTTGGATCAGTTTTCCGTAAAGGATAATATATTACTTCCTCTTGTGCTCTCAAATTATCCTATTGATGAGATGAATAAAAGACTCCTTCCTCTTGCTAAAGCCTTGAGGATTTCAGACCTTCTCGAAAAATATCCTTATGAGATTTCAGGCGGGCAATGTCAAAGGGCCGCTGCTGCAAGGGCCTTTATTACAAAACCGCAACTCATCTTGGCCGATGAACCTACAGGTGCTCTTGATTCAAAATTATCGGACATGCTTTTAGAAACCTTTGTTAAAATGAATGAGGCAGGGCAGACTATCATAATGGTAACCCATAGTGCACGGGCGGCAAGTTATGCAAAGCGTGTTTTGTTTTTGCGTGACGGAAATATTTATTACGAAATATATAAAGGCGATATGGGACAGGCTCTATTCAGAGAAAGGATCAACGAAGGTCTTTTTATGATGAACAAAATGGATTCTTAA
- a CDS encoding FtsX-like permease family protein produces MKLNFYFQLAKKNISTGAKTYIPYIFACSLSIMMFSIMYTLSKEAFSQNSAGLITLMNFGVIIVGFFSMIFIFYGNKFLIKNRVKEIGLYTVLGLEKKHIAGVLFFEFLACYFLSLFFGAIGSALFGKLCFLILFKVSGIPSKINYSLSFSFLKPASIVFFCFFTINYLYNLKKISLLNPIQLLTESKSGEKRSKYLRLKTFLAILFIGSGYTLSVLSLNPITALKTFLPAVLLVIAGTFFFFESITIFILNKMKKRKSYYRPAKFISVSGMIYRMGQHAKGLASICILLTMILLTLASVTSIYMVSEKIISKAFIRNHQLNRLFKKDNVELQNKESLIADIKKIGLKHNMETNDFLYVRYFYGISNIRDNTLYENDDSYFSRNNVQIMLCSFEDIKNIFPDKLYKKLLTDVASMSDDEFFIFSNKKIDYKKPLQIGQKEFKLKKLESEFVSIMNNSPYIPYSPFPYINLIAKNSENLELIKNELNSLKENARTRFKNKKLLALEEALFWNTSADKLKTIPQSYIQDIKKLVKSSDADFFYDNKFQSYKDRREFDGSFLFLGGFLSLMFLIWLILIMYFKQIAEGVEDRKRYQIMLKIGMDSSLIKKASHAQLVWLFVLPVLVSIVHCFFASPLFSRLLLVFGLFNTAVFFAALLLTGGFTLILYLLFYKITLNKYNKIIN; encoded by the coding sequence ATGAAACTTAATTTTTATTTTCAACTTGCCAAAAAAAATATTTCGACGGGAGCAAAAACCTATATTCCATACATTTTTGCCTGCTCACTTTCGATAATGATGTTCTCGATTATGTATACGCTTTCAAAAGAAGCCTTTAGTCAAAATTCAGCCGGTTTAATTACCTTGATGAATTTCGGTGTGATAATAGTAGGTTTCTTTTCAATGATTTTTATCTTTTACGGAAATAAATTTTTGATTAAAAACAGAGTAAAAGAAATAGGACTTTATACCGTTTTAGGACTCGAAAAAAAACATATTGCAGGAGTTTTATTTTTTGAATTCCTAGCCTGTTATTTTTTGAGTTTATTCTTCGGAGCAATAGGTTCCGCTCTTTTTGGAAAATTATGCTTTTTAATCTTGTTTAAGGTAAGCGGTATTCCTTCAAAAATAAACTACAGTCTTTCCTTTAGCTTTTTAAAACCTGCGAGTATAGTATTCTTTTGTTTTTTTACAATAAATTATCTTTATAATTTAAAGAAGATAAGCCTTTTAAATCCCATTCAGCTTTTAACCGAATCAAAGAGCGGAGAAAAAAGATCAAAATATTTACGCTTAAAGACATTTCTTGCTATTCTTTTTATCGGAAGCGGTTATACTCTTTCAGTTTTAAGTCTTAATCCCATAACCGCCTTAAAAACATTTTTACCTGCCGTTCTTCTTGTGATTGCAGGAACCTTTTTCTTTTTTGAAAGTATTACCATTTTTATTTTAAATAAAATGAAAAAACGCAAATCCTATTACAGGCCTGCAAAATTTATTTCCGTTTCGGGGATGATTTATAGGATGGGACAGCATGCAAAGGGCTTGGCAAGTATTTGTATTTTGCTTACGATGATCTTGCTTACCCTAGCTTCAGTAACAAGTATTTATATGGTAAGCGAGAAAATCATATCAAAGGCCTTTATACGAAATCATCAATTGAATAGGCTCTTTAAAAAAGACAATGTAGAATTACAAAATAAAGAAAGCTTAATTGCGGACATAAAAAAAATAGGCTTAAAGCATAATATGGAAACAAATGATTTTTTATATGTAAGATATTTTTATGGAATTTCAAATATAAGGGATAATACTCTTTATGAAAATGATGATTCATATTTTTCCCGCAACAATGTTCAGATTATGTTATGCAGTTTTGAAGATATTAAAAATATTTTCCCTGATAAACTCTATAAAAAATTATTGACAGATGTTGCAAGTATGAGTGATGATGAGTTTTTTATTTTTTCTAATAAGAAGATTGACTACAAAAAGCCATTACAAATAGGGCAAAAAGAATTTAAACTAAAAAAACTTGAAAGCGAATTTGTTTCTATAATGAATAACTCGCCCTATATTCCGTATTCGCCATTTCCTTATATAAATCTGATAGCTAAAAATTCTGAAAATCTTGAGCTTATTAAAAATGAATTAAACTCATTAAAAGAAAATGCAAGAACAAGGTTTAAAAATAAAAAACTGCTTGCACTTGAAGAAGCATTGTTTTGGAATACCTCCGCCGATAAGCTTAAAACTATTCCTCAAAGCTACATTCAAGACATAAAAAAATTGGTAAAGTCTTCGGATGCAGATTTTTTTTATGATAATAAATTTCAGTCTTATAAAGACAGAAGAGAATTTGACGGAAGCTTTTTATTTTTAGGAGGCTTTTTAAGTCTTATGTTTTTAATATGGCTCATCCTAATTATGTACTTCAAACAGATTGCTGAAGGTGTAGAAGATAGAAAACGCTATCAAATAATGCTAAAAATAGGAATGGACTCTTCTTTAATCAAAAAAGCTTCACACGCCCAGCTTGTCTGGCTCTTTGTGCTGCCTGTTTTGGTTTCGATAGTCCACTGCTTTTTTGCTTCTCCCTTGTTCAGTCGCCTCCTATTGGTCTTCGGCCTTTTTAACACGGCAGTCTTTTTTGCCGCCCTGCTTTTAACCGGAGGCTTTACCCTGATTTTATATTTGCTTTTTTATAAAATTACTTTGAATAAGTACAATAAAATTATCAATTAA
- a CDS encoding SPL family radical SAM protein: MHFVQAKGILSAKNGMNLYRGCTHGCIYCDSRSECYQIKHMFEDIEIKENAIELLESTLRRKRNKCMIGTGSMTDPYMPLEEKIGMTRKAIETVYRYGFGFTVITKSPLILRDLELLRAVNKKAKCVVQMTLTTYNDSLCKILEPNVAVTSERFAVLKKLRDAGIPTVVWLTPILPFINDTIENIEGILQYCIEAKVFGIICFGMGLTLRDGNREYFYKNLDAAFPGLKEKYIQRYGNNYSVISPHNARLMNLFRTRCKENGIEYIPDTIFSYLTAFEDQRKETQPELF; encoded by the coding sequence ATGCACTTTGTTCAAGCGAAAGGAATTTTATCAGCTAAAAACGGAATGAACTTGTACCGCGGCTGTACGCACGGGTGTATTTACTGCGATTCAAGAAGTGAATGTTACCAAATAAAACATATGTTTGAAGATATCGAAATAAAAGAAAATGCAATAGAATTGCTTGAAAGCACCTTGCGTCGAAAACGAAACAAGTGTATGATCGGTACCGGTTCTATGACCGACCCGTACATGCCGCTTGAAGAAAAAATCGGCATGACGCGGAAAGCGATAGAAACAGTTTACCGATACGGCTTCGGGTTTACGGTAATAACGAAATCGCCGTTGATATTGCGAGACCTCGAACTTTTACGGGCGGTAAACAAAAAAGCAAAATGCGTTGTGCAGATGACGCTGACCACATATAACGATAGCCTGTGCAAAATACTTGAACCGAATGTTGCCGTTACGAGCGAAAGGTTTGCCGTACTAAAAAAACTGCGTGATGCGGGTATCCCAACTGTTGTGTGGCTCACACCGATTCTGCCTTTTATAAATGATACGATAGAAAACATAGAAGGCATTTTACAGTATTGCATCGAGGCAAAAGTGTTCGGTATCATCTGTTTCGGCATGGGCTTAACGCTCAGGGACGGCAACCGCGAATATTTCTATAAAAATCTTGACGCAGCTTTTCCGGGGCTAAAAGAAAAATATATACAACGCTATGGCAACAATTATTCCGTTATAAGTCCACACAATGCACGCCTTATGAATCTATTCCGCACACGCTGCAAGGAAAACGGAATAGAATACATCCCCGATACAATATTTTCTTATTTAACCGCTTTTGAGGATCAACGAAAAGAAACACAGCCTGAATTGTTTTAA
- a CDS encoding ClbS/DfsB family four-helix bundle protein, with product MPRPTTKEDLIFASNEQFEKLWNLIDGMTEKERTADINPNERDKNVRDVLVHLYEWHCLLLNWIKSNTKGKPAAFLPEPYNWKTYPEMNVEFWKKHQVTLYADAEKMLKKTHKEVMKLIETFSNEELFSKAVFNWTGTTTLGSYCVSATSSHYDWAIKDIKKALKKYRAR from the coding sequence ATGCCGAGACCTACGACAAAAGAAGATTTGATTTTTGCTTCAAATGAGCAGTTTGAAAAACTGTGGAACTTAATTGACGGTATGACCGAAAAAGAAAGAACTGCCGATATAAATCCGAACGAGCGCGATAAAAATGTACGCGATGTGTTGGTTCATCTTTATGAATGGCACTGTCTTTTATTGAATTGGATAAAATCCAACACAAAAGGAAAACCGGCAGCCTTTTTGCCTGAACCTTACAACTGGAAAACTTATCCTGAAATGAATGTTGAGTTTTGGAAAAAACATCAAGTCACTCTTTATGCCGACGCCGAAAAAATGCTTAAAAAAACTCATAAAGAAGTTATGAAACTAATCGAAACCTTTTCCAATGAGGAACTTTTTTCAAAAGCTGTTTTTAACTGGACAGGTACAACCACTCTCGGAAGTTACTGCGTGTCCGCTACTTCCAGCCATTATGACTGGGCTATAAAGGATATAAAAAAAGCATTGAAAAAATATAGAGCACGATAA
- a CDS encoding helix-turn-helix transcriptional regulator yields MRSERLFEIVFILLNKKRTTAQELAKKFSVSARTIYRDMDILSSAGIPVYTMQGSGGGIFIDESYTINKSILTKEEQEKILLALQCLSPIDEIHTESILNRLSAIFQKNADWIRIDYSRWDNKNDHQLFKTLKDAILERRAVKLEYLSSYGEKTERTVYPLRLLYKSKAWYAECYCTEKNAYRLFRLTRILSITKTLKTFNRTDLLNKIPDDKKAAPPPLTNIKLKCTAKNAYRLYDEFPQELIAKNSDGSYTLNAALPFDSWVCGFILSLGTEVEILEPENLKTEIAQLAEEIMKKHRKV; encoded by the coding sequence ATGCGCTCGGAAAGACTTTTTGAAATCGTATTTATTCTCCTCAACAAAAAACGAACGACGGCGCAGGAGCTTGCAAAAAAATTCAGCGTATCGGCTCGTACCATTTACCGCGACATGGATATTTTAAGCAGTGCAGGAATTCCGGTGTATACAATGCAAGGTTCCGGCGGAGGAATTTTTATCGATGAAAGCTACACAATCAATAAATCGATTTTAACAAAAGAAGAACAGGAGAAAATACTGCTTGCTTTGCAATGCCTTTCACCAATTGATGAGATTCACACCGAATCCATTTTGAACCGCTTATCCGCAATCTTTCAAAAAAATGCAGATTGGATTAGGATTGATTATTCCCGCTGGGACAACAAAAACGATCATCAACTTTTTAAAACGCTTAAAGATGCAATTTTAGAAAGAAGGGCCGTCAAGCTGGAATATCTCAGCTCTTATGGAGAAAAAACGGAACGAACCGTCTACCCCTTACGTCTTTTGTATAAATCGAAGGCTTGGTATGCTGAATGCTATTGTACCGAAAAAAACGCATACAGACTTTTTAGATTAACCCGTATACTTTCTATTACAAAGACCTTAAAAACATTTAACCGTACAGACCTGCTAAATAAAATACCTGACGATAAAAAAGCAGCACCGCCTCCCCTTACAAACATTAAATTAAAATGCACTGCTAAAAACGCCTACAGACTCTACGATGAATTTCCGCAGGAGCTTATCGCAAAAAATTCCGACGGCTCATATACTCTGAATGCAGCCCTCCCTTTTGATTCGTGGGTCTGCGGTTTTATCTTGTCTCTAGGTACCGAAGTAGAAATCCTTGAACCGGAAAACTTAAAAACCGAAATCGCCCAACTTGCAGAAGAAATTATGAAAAAGCATAGAAAAGTTTAA
- a CDS encoding PIN domain-containing protein, producing the protein MILVDTNIIIDFWNNPIAKVKKIFEKNDIAICGVIKTELLRGSNSDSQFLHIETALSGFYYLDFIENDWIELAKQFITFKRTGLTVPFQDAVIAYLGIKYDCKIWTNDKHFKLMQAAIPKLKLYEETPEEC; encoded by the coding sequence ATGATTTTAGTAGATACAAATATAATAATAGATTTTTGGAACAACCCAATAGCCAAAGTAAAGAAAATTTTTGAGAAAAACGATATAGCAATTTGCGGCGTTATTAAAACAGAACTTTTACGAGGAAGTAATTCCGATTCGCAATTTTTACATATCGAGACAGCACTAAGCGGTTTTTATTACTTAGATTTTATTGAAAATGATTGGATTGAGCTTGCAAAACAATTTATTACTTTCAAAAGAACAGGCCTTACAGTTCCGTTTCAAGATGCTGTGATTGCATATCTTGGAATAAAATATGATTGCAAAATATGGACAAATGATAAACATTTTAAGCTTATGCAGGCAGCTATTCCCAAACTAAAATTATATGAAGAAACTCCGGAAGAATGTTAG
- a CDS encoding nucleotidyltransferase family protein, whose amino-acid sequence MITNEIRAIAERLQKSVNPQKIYLFGSFARNEEKDDSDYDFYLVMSDSITDRLSVSQKAYRSLRGLKRRSVDIVVGSVSGFEERRTRKTLENIVDREGVVLY is encoded by the coding sequence ATGATAACAAATGAAATCCGTGCTATTGCCGAGAGGCTTCAAAAAAGCGTAAATCCTCAAAAAATCTACCTTTTCGGGTCTTTTGCAAGGAATGAAGAGAAGGATGATAGCGACTATGATTTTTATCTTGTAATGTCAGATTCTATAACAGACAGGCTTTCAGTTTCCCAAAAAGCTTATCGCTCCTTGCGCGGTTTGAAGCGCCGTTCGGTCGATATAGTTGTCGGCTCTGTTTCCGGTTTTGAAGAAAGAAGAACCCGTAAGACCCTTGAAAATATCGTAGATCGTGAGGGGGTTGTATTGTATTAA
- a CDS encoding type II toxin-antitoxin system RelB/DinJ family antitoxin: MAQINVNIRMDSEVKQEAEQLFDSLGMNMTTAFNIFIRQSLRIGGIPFKIISDERGFYNKYNQKKLHAAAKRMNEGKYIVHDIVE, from the coding sequence ATGGCTCAAATAAATGTCAACATAAGGATGGATTCAGAAGTAAAACAAGAGGCTGAACAGCTTTTTGACAGTTTAGGCATGAATATGACAACTGCATTTAACATTTTCATTCGTCAATCATTGAGAATCGGCGGTATACCATTTAAAATTATAAGTGATGAAAGAGGTTTTTATAATAAATATAATCAAAAAAAACTACATGCTGCTGCTAAACGAATGAATGAAGGGAAATATATCGTGCATGATATAGTGGAATAG
- a CDS encoding OmpA family protein, with translation MKYRIFKNNILKKLVLFVFILLFSLLFAQEGKKNADFLFKFKFIDDDAYKIHSVVDEKVYVNGKFHHKAQIINRIEVEVSDIETGEGDKTASALFSCMFMTSEQNSNKTFDWSRNYPSVFRRDEAGFYSIGDEYFMPVVRNVPTFPNYPVKPGDTWTGEGFEAHDFRDAFGIEKPFTFPFKVEYQYIGLAEIDGQTYRHITASYDLNHAVPQEVLKNYKGKIDVPVKILGKSRQNLYWDEERGNLYCYNEEFSIKMLLYSGYTYDFIGSARAKVIEVKKIDTSTEEEIKKSVEDLNLENTTIEKTDEGLTISIENIQFLPNSAILRESEKEKLKKIGEILLKFPDREFLISGHTALAGTEEERQSLSEERAAAVANYLIDLGVQKREHVYTRGFGARRPVAANNSPENMAKNRRVEITILDK, from the coding sequence GTGAAATACCGTATTTTTAAGAATAATATTTTAAAAAAACTTGTCTTGTTTGTGTTTATTTTGCTTTTTTCTCTCCTTTTTGCTCAAGAGGGTAAAAAAAACGCTGATTTTCTCTTTAAATTTAAATTTATTGACGATGATGCGTATAAAATTCACTCCGTTGTGGATGAAAAGGTCTATGTAAACGGAAAATTCCATCATAAAGCCCAAATTATCAACAGAATTGAGGTAGAAGTTTCGGATATAGAAACCGGAGAAGGCGATAAAACCGCTTCAGCTCTTTTTTCGTGTATGTTTATGACCAGCGAGCAAAATTCCAATAAAACATTTGACTGGTCCCGAAATTACCCAAGCGTTTTTAGGCGGGACGAAGCCGGCTTTTACTCTATAGGCGATGAATATTTTATGCCTGTGGTACGGAACGTGCCGACTTTTCCAAATTATCCCGTTAAACCCGGTGATACTTGGACAGGAGAAGGCTTTGAGGCCCACGATTTTCGGGATGCCTTTGGGATTGAAAAGCCTTTCACTTTTCCGTTCAAGGTTGAATATCAATACATAGGCCTTGCAGAAATAGACGGTCAAACCTACCGCCACATAACTGCAAGCTATGATTTAAACCATGCTGTTCCTCAAGAGGTTCTTAAAAATTATAAGGGAAAAATAGACGTGCCTGTTAAAATTTTAGGAAAATCGAGGCAAAACCTGTATTGGGATGAAGAAAGAGGAAATCTATATTGCTATAATGAAGAATTTAGCATTAAAATGCTCCTTTATTCAGGCTACACCTATGATTTTATAGGGTCAGCAAGGGCTAAGGTTATTGAAGTAAAAAAGATAGATACAAGCACTGAAGAAGAAATAAAAAAGAGTGTTGAAGATCTAAATCTTGAAAATACTACTATTGAAAAAACCGATGAGGGCTTAACAATCAGTATTGAAAATATCCAGTTTTTGCCCAATTCTGCAATTTTAAGAGAAAGTGAAAAAGAAAAATTAAAAAAAATAGGCGAAATTCTTTTAAAATTTCCCGATAGGGAATTTTTGATCTCCGGACATACGGCTTTAGCCGGTACCGAAGAAGAAAGACAATCGCTTTCTGAAGAAAGGGCTGCTGCCGTAGCCAATTATCTTATTGACTTGGGCGTTCAAAAAAGAGAACATGTGTACACCCGAGGTTTCGGAGCCCGCAGGCCCGTTGCCGCCAATAATTCACCTGAAAATATGGCTAAAAACAGAAGAGTAGAAATTACTATTTTGGATAAGTAA